From Cecembia calidifontis, one genomic window encodes:
- a CDS encoding sugar phosphate isomerase/epimerase family protein — protein sequence MKRRKFIQQISLASATLSMVPSLTFANENAATRLGVALFTLPKSLSDDFEGTLKMIAEIGYKELEFFGPYEFSTTAAKEGWKMAANALGFSGSGYFGNSPKQLKEMLDKYGLSAPSIHIDLPTLQENMEAVAEAAHIVGHKYVGIAMIPDEMRKNLEDYKRTIDVFNEVGASARKHGLTFFYHNHGYGHAPMEGVIPFQRILDQTDPELVKMQMDVFWLTAAKANPIQYLEENPGRFVSLHVKDMRELKTFAGDGGNMGEWMGLFPYLADAGAGVLDLQKIMSTAKKSGVKHFFLEKDMTPDPYLSIKKSFEYLKGLES from the coding sequence ATGAAAAGACGAAAATTTATCCAACAAATAAGCCTGGCCTCTGCCACGTTGAGTATGGTTCCATCCCTCACATTTGCCAATGAAAATGCAGCCACCAGACTGGGTGTTGCCCTGTTTACCCTTCCAAAATCACTCTCTGATGATTTTGAAGGTACCCTAAAAATGATAGCTGAAATCGGTTACAAAGAACTTGAATTCTTTGGCCCTTACGAATTCAGTACAACCGCTGCCAAGGAAGGGTGGAAAATGGCCGCCAATGCCTTGGGTTTTTCAGGAAGTGGATATTTTGGAAACTCTCCAAAACAATTGAAGGAAATGTTGGATAAGTATGGGCTTTCCGCACCTTCCATTCATATTGACTTACCCACCTTGCAGGAAAATATGGAAGCAGTAGCTGAAGCCGCACATATTGTGGGGCACAAGTATGTAGGCATTGCCATGATTCCGGATGAGATGAGGAAAAATCTTGAGGACTACAAAAGGACCATTGATGTTTTCAATGAAGTCGGAGCAAGTGCCCGCAAACACGGACTGACTTTCTTCTACCATAACCACGGTTATGGCCATGCGCCTATGGAGGGTGTTATTCCTTTTCAAAGAATCCTGGATCAAACCGACCCTGAACTGGTCAAAATGCAGATGGATGTATTCTGGTTAACTGCTGCCAAAGCGAATCCTATCCAATACCTGGAAGAAAACCCGGGAAGATTTGTTTCCCTGCATGTCAAGGATATGAGGGAATTAAAGACCTTTGCAGGAGATGGTGGCAATATGGGAGAATGGATGGGACTTTTCCCTTATCTCGCCGATGCAGGTGCAGGGGTTTTGGACCTACAAAAAATCATGTCCACAGCAAAAAAATCAGGAGTCAAGCATTTCTTCTTGGAGAAAGACATGACTCCCGATCCATATTTATCAATCAAGAAAAGCTTTGAATACCTAAAAGGTTTAGAAAGCTGA